From Topomyia yanbarensis strain Yona2022 chromosome 1, ASM3024719v1, whole genome shotgun sequence, one genomic window encodes:
- the LOC131693085 gene encoding chitin deacetylase 1 yields MRLPAVIWFSLIAVVTAQTSTSKDEKEFKCPENLGNGNFADPATCRRFYQCVDGFPYLNRCPSGLYFDDLQKFCTFKTEAKCGPLAQPTVTTEAPVDLAKKCNPSECELPYCFCNKDGTLIPKGLEPDEIPQIILLTFDGAVNLNNYEHYKKVFNGKRKNPNGCEIKGTFFISHEYSNYQQIQTLANDGHEIAVETISLQMGLQDKGYEEWVGEMIGMRTILKHFSNVTANEINGMRAPFLKPGRNTQYKVIEDFGFIYDSSVSVPPSPIPVWPYTLDYKIPHECKSGTCPTKSFPGIWEVPLNAHFVESYEGGHCPYMDQCVLHNHDAEDVFAWLQEDFERYYYQNKAPYMMPFHTNWFQIRELERGLHKFLDWTQTLPDVYHVTVTQALTWITDPKTLNQLNNYEPWNCRTRTTQTPKPCNISNKCALSFKEPTSNISDTRYMETCFECPAVYPWLGDSHGSGIPGRDNYIDQSSAGTGEVKNQPEEEEN; encoded by the exons CACAGACCAGCACCAGCAAGGACGAGAAAGAATTCAAATGCCCGGAAAACTTGGGCAACGGTAACTTTGCCGACCCTGCCACATGTCGACGGTTTTATCAG TGTGTAGACGGTTTCCCGTATCTGAACCGATGTCCCTCGGGGCTCTATTTTGACGATTTGCAAAAGTTCTGTACATTCAAAACGGAAGCAAAGTGTGGACCCCTTGCCC AGCCAACTGTAACTACCGAGGCGCCAGTGGACCTGGCGAAAAAATGCAATCCCAGCGAATGCGAGCTTCCATACTGTTTCTGCAACAAGGACGGCACCCTGATACCGAAAGGTCTGGAACCGGATGAG ATTCCGCAGATTATTCTACTGACGTTCGACGGTGCTGTGAATCTTAACAACTACGAACACTACAAGAAGGTGTttaatggaaaacgaaaaaatccAAATGGCTGTGAAATCAAGGGAACTTTTTTCATTTCCCACGAGTACAG TAACTACCAGCAGATTCAGACGCTTGCCAACGATGGTCACGAAATTGCCGTGGAGACGATTTCCCTCCAGATGGGTCTGCAGGACAAGGGCTACGAAGAGTGGGTAGGGGAGATGATCGGAATGCGAACAATCTTGAAGCACTTCTCGAACGTCACGGCCAATGAGATCAATGGGATGCGGGCGCCGTTCCTGAAACCAGGACGAAATACACAATACAAG GTCATTGAGGACTTTGGTTTCATCTACGATAGCTCTGTTAGTGTGCCACCTAGTCCTATCCCCGTTTGGCCGTACACACTGGACTACAAAATTCCGCACGAGTGTAAGAGTGGAACCTGTCCGACTAAATCCTTCCCTGGCATCTGGGAGGTGCCGTTGAATGCACACTTTGTCGAAAGCTACGAGGGTGGTCACTGTCCATATATGGACCAGTGCGTGTTACACAATCATGATGCAGAGGATGTTTTTGCCTGGTTACAGGAGGATTTCGAACGGTATTACTATCAAAACAAAGCACCCTACATGATGCCGTTCCACACGAACTGGTTCCAGATTCGAGAGCTGGAGCGTGGCTTACACAAGTTCCTCGACTGGACTCAAACCCT GCCAGACGTATATCACGTAACGGTGACGCAGGCTTTAACCTGGATCACCGATCCAAAGACGCTAAATCAGTTAAACAACTACGAGCCATGGAACTGTAGAACAAGAACAACCCAGACTCCCAAACCCTGCAACATCTCAAACAAATGCGCTCTATCGTTTAAGGAACCGACGTCAAATATTAGCGACACTCGGTACATGGAGACGTGTTTCGAGTGCCCCGCAGTCTACCCGTGGCTAGGAGATTCGCAtggttccggaattcccggacgAGATAACTACATCGATCAGAGTTCGGCCGGAACCGGAGAGGTTAAGAATCAGCCAGAGGAAGAGGAGAATTAA